A window of the Citrus sinensis cultivar Valencia sweet orange chromosome 9, DVS_A1.0, whole genome shotgun sequence genome harbors these coding sequences:
- the LOC102612551 gene encoding protein SOMBRERO isoform X1, whose product MLSLDRSITRDFPHRGILPPVIRRPSDQYCRSRMMAGNGELSVPPGFRFHPTDEELLYYYLRKKVSFEAIDLDVIREVDLNKLEPWDLKDKCRIGSGPQNEWYFFSHKDKKYPTGTRTNRATTAGFWKATGRDKAIHITMANVNSSRRIGMRKTLVFYTGRAPHGQKTDWIMHEYRLDDDEYSSSSSEVVQQEDGWVVCRVFKKKNHINRSYFQSEVAHEYDQEEHIISNNNNNYIMKTSATASSAAPEPKQSRRRHLQALYHECNSSFDGSMHLPQLFSSESAVITPSFISPMISLNNMDIECSQNLLRLTTSASGSGSGLMQQAAHDQRFNGDWSFLDKLLTSHVHHSAQQQPDQINSHSKCNPSSSSTVVDHVQVASSSTHYQKFPLYYLGCDAEDIMKFSK is encoded by the exons ATGCTTTCACTTGACAGAAGTATTACGCGCGACTTCCCGCATCGCGGAATCTTGCCTCCAGTCATAAG aaGACCGAGCGATCAATATTGTAGATCGAGGATGATGGCAGGAAATGGAGAGTTGTCAGTTCCTCCAGGATTCCGATTCCATCCAACTGATGAGGAactcttatattattatctgAGGAAGAAGGTCTCTTTTGAAGCCATCGACCTAGACGTCATAAGGGAGGTGGATCTCAACAAACTCGAGCCTTGGGACCTCAAAG ATAAATGTAGGATTGGATCGGGTCCTCAAAATGAATGGTATTTCTTCAGCCATAAGGACAAGAAATATCCAACAGGAACTCGAACAAATAGAGCAACCACAGCTGGGTTTTGGAAAGCAACGGGGAGGGACAAGGCCATTCACATCACCATGGCCAACGTTAACTCATCTAGGAGGATTGGCATGAGGAAAACGCTTGTCTTTTACACAGGACGTGCGCCTCATGGCCAAAAGACTGATTGGATCATGCATGAGTACCGCTTGGACGATGATGAGtactcctcctcctcctctgAGGTAGTTCAG CAGGAGGATGGGTGGGTAGTCTGCAGGGTTTTCAAGAAGAAGAATCACATTAATAGATCATATTTCCAATCAGAGGTTGCTCACGAATACGATCAAGAAGAACACATCatatctaataataataataattacataatgAAGACTAGTGCTACTGCTTCCTCTGCAGCTCCAGAGCCAAAACAAAGTCGTCGTCGTCATCTGCAAGCACTGTATCATGAATGTAATAGTAGCTTTGATGGTTCCATGCATCTCCCACAGTTGTTCAGCTCAGAATCAGCTGTAATTACCCCCTCCTTTATTTCACCTATGATCTCTTTGAACAACATGGACATTGAGTGCTCCCAAAACTTGTTGAGGCTAACAACAAGCGCTTCTGGGTCTGGTTCTGGACTCATGCAACAAGCTGCACATGATCAGAGGTTCAACGGTGACTGGTCTTTTCTAGATAAGCTTCTTACATCGCATGTGCATCACAGCGCCCAGCAGCAGCCGGATCAAATTAACTCGCATAGCAAATGCAACCCTTCGTCTTCGTCTACAGTTGTTGATCATGTACAAGTGGCTTCGTCATCAACTCATTATCAGAAATTCCCATTATATTACCTTGGCTGCGACGCCGAAGACATTATGAAATTTTCCAAGTAG
- the LOC102612551 gene encoding protein SOMBRERO isoform X3 → MLSLDRSITRDFPHRGILPPVIRPSDQYCRSRMMAGNGELSVPPGFRFHPTDEELLYYYLRKKVSFEAIDLDVIREVDLNKLEPWDLKDKCRIGSGPQNEWYFFSHKDKKYPTGTRTNRATTAGFWKATGRDKAIHITMANVNSSRRIGMRKTLVFYTGRAPHGQKTDWIMHEYRLDDDEYSSSSSEVVQQEDGWVVCRVFKKKNHINRSYFQSEVAHEYDQEEHIISNNNNNYIMKTSATASSAAPEPKQSRRRHLQALYHECNSSFDGSMHLPQLFSSESAVITPSFISPMISLNNMDIECSQNLLRLTTSASGSGSGLMQQAAHDQRFNGDWSFLDKLLTSHVHHSAQQQPDQINSHSKCNPSSSSTVVDHVQVASSSTHYQKFPLYYLGCDAEDIMKFSK, encoded by the exons ATGCTTTCACTTGACAGAAGTATTACGCGCGACTTCCCGCATCGCGGAATCTTGCCTCCAGTCATAAG ACCGAGCGATCAATATTGTAGATCGAGGATGATGGCAGGAAATGGAGAGTTGTCAGTTCCTCCAGGATTCCGATTCCATCCAACTGATGAGGAactcttatattattatctgAGGAAGAAGGTCTCTTTTGAAGCCATCGACCTAGACGTCATAAGGGAGGTGGATCTCAACAAACTCGAGCCTTGGGACCTCAAAG ATAAATGTAGGATTGGATCGGGTCCTCAAAATGAATGGTATTTCTTCAGCCATAAGGACAAGAAATATCCAACAGGAACTCGAACAAATAGAGCAACCACAGCTGGGTTTTGGAAAGCAACGGGGAGGGACAAGGCCATTCACATCACCATGGCCAACGTTAACTCATCTAGGAGGATTGGCATGAGGAAAACGCTTGTCTTTTACACAGGACGTGCGCCTCATGGCCAAAAGACTGATTGGATCATGCATGAGTACCGCTTGGACGATGATGAGtactcctcctcctcctctgAGGTAGTTCAG CAGGAGGATGGGTGGGTAGTCTGCAGGGTTTTCAAGAAGAAGAATCACATTAATAGATCATATTTCCAATCAGAGGTTGCTCACGAATACGATCAAGAAGAACACATCatatctaataataataataattacataatgAAGACTAGTGCTACTGCTTCCTCTGCAGCTCCAGAGCCAAAACAAAGTCGTCGTCGTCATCTGCAAGCACTGTATCATGAATGTAATAGTAGCTTTGATGGTTCCATGCATCTCCCACAGTTGTTCAGCTCAGAATCAGCTGTAATTACCCCCTCCTTTATTTCACCTATGATCTCTTTGAACAACATGGACATTGAGTGCTCCCAAAACTTGTTGAGGCTAACAACAAGCGCTTCTGGGTCTGGTTCTGGACTCATGCAACAAGCTGCACATGATCAGAGGTTCAACGGTGACTGGTCTTTTCTAGATAAGCTTCTTACATCGCATGTGCATCACAGCGCCCAGCAGCAGCCGGATCAAATTAACTCGCATAGCAAATGCAACCCTTCGTCTTCGTCTACAGTTGTTGATCATGTACAAGTGGCTTCGTCATCAACTCATTATCAGAAATTCCCATTATATTACCTTGGCTGCGACGCCGAAGACATTATGAAATTTTCCAAGTAG
- the LOC102612551 gene encoding protein SOMBRERO isoform X2 — translation MLSLDRSITRDFPHRGILPPVIRRPSDQYCRSRMMAGNGELSVPPGFRFHPTDEELLYYYLRKKVSFEAIDLDVIREVDLNKLEPWDLKDKCRIGSGPQNEWYFFSHKDKKYPTGTRTNRATTAGFWKATGRDKAIHITMANVNSSRRIGMRKTLVFYTGRAPHGQKTDWIMHEYRLDDDEYSSSSSEVVQEDGWVVCRVFKKKNHINRSYFQSEVAHEYDQEEHIISNNNNNYIMKTSATASSAAPEPKQSRRRHLQALYHECNSSFDGSMHLPQLFSSESAVITPSFISPMISLNNMDIECSQNLLRLTTSASGSGSGLMQQAAHDQRFNGDWSFLDKLLTSHVHHSAQQQPDQINSHSKCNPSSSSTVVDHVQVASSSTHYQKFPLYYLGCDAEDIMKFSK, via the exons ATGCTTTCACTTGACAGAAGTATTACGCGCGACTTCCCGCATCGCGGAATCTTGCCTCCAGTCATAAG aaGACCGAGCGATCAATATTGTAGATCGAGGATGATGGCAGGAAATGGAGAGTTGTCAGTTCCTCCAGGATTCCGATTCCATCCAACTGATGAGGAactcttatattattatctgAGGAAGAAGGTCTCTTTTGAAGCCATCGACCTAGACGTCATAAGGGAGGTGGATCTCAACAAACTCGAGCCTTGGGACCTCAAAG ATAAATGTAGGATTGGATCGGGTCCTCAAAATGAATGGTATTTCTTCAGCCATAAGGACAAGAAATATCCAACAGGAACTCGAACAAATAGAGCAACCACAGCTGGGTTTTGGAAAGCAACGGGGAGGGACAAGGCCATTCACATCACCATGGCCAACGTTAACTCATCTAGGAGGATTGGCATGAGGAAAACGCTTGTCTTTTACACAGGACGTGCGCCTCATGGCCAAAAGACTGATTGGATCATGCATGAGTACCGCTTGGACGATGATGAGtactcctcctcctcctctgAGGTAGTTCAG GAGGATGGGTGGGTAGTCTGCAGGGTTTTCAAGAAGAAGAATCACATTAATAGATCATATTTCCAATCAGAGGTTGCTCACGAATACGATCAAGAAGAACACATCatatctaataataataataattacataatgAAGACTAGTGCTACTGCTTCCTCTGCAGCTCCAGAGCCAAAACAAAGTCGTCGTCGTCATCTGCAAGCACTGTATCATGAATGTAATAGTAGCTTTGATGGTTCCATGCATCTCCCACAGTTGTTCAGCTCAGAATCAGCTGTAATTACCCCCTCCTTTATTTCACCTATGATCTCTTTGAACAACATGGACATTGAGTGCTCCCAAAACTTGTTGAGGCTAACAACAAGCGCTTCTGGGTCTGGTTCTGGACTCATGCAACAAGCTGCACATGATCAGAGGTTCAACGGTGACTGGTCTTTTCTAGATAAGCTTCTTACATCGCATGTGCATCACAGCGCCCAGCAGCAGCCGGATCAAATTAACTCGCATAGCAAATGCAACCCTTCGTCTTCGTCTACAGTTGTTGATCATGTACAAGTGGCTTCGTCATCAACTCATTATCAGAAATTCCCATTATATTACCTTGGCTGCGACGCCGAAGACATTATGAAATTTTCCAAGTAG
- the LOC102612551 gene encoding protein SOMBRERO isoform X4 has product MMAGNGELSVPPGFRFHPTDEELLYYYLRKKVSFEAIDLDVIREVDLNKLEPWDLKDKCRIGSGPQNEWYFFSHKDKKYPTGTRTNRATTAGFWKATGRDKAIHITMANVNSSRRIGMRKTLVFYTGRAPHGQKTDWIMHEYRLDDDEYSSSSSEVVQQEDGWVVCRVFKKKNHINRSYFQSEVAHEYDQEEHIISNNNNNYIMKTSATASSAAPEPKQSRRRHLQALYHECNSSFDGSMHLPQLFSSESAVITPSFISPMISLNNMDIECSQNLLRLTTSASGSGSGLMQQAAHDQRFNGDWSFLDKLLTSHVHHSAQQQPDQINSHSKCNPSSSSTVVDHVQVASSSTHYQKFPLYYLGCDAEDIMKFSK; this is encoded by the exons ATGATGGCAGGAAATGGAGAGTTGTCAGTTCCTCCAGGATTCCGATTCCATCCAACTGATGAGGAactcttatattattatctgAGGAAGAAGGTCTCTTTTGAAGCCATCGACCTAGACGTCATAAGGGAGGTGGATCTCAACAAACTCGAGCCTTGGGACCTCAAAG ATAAATGTAGGATTGGATCGGGTCCTCAAAATGAATGGTATTTCTTCAGCCATAAGGACAAGAAATATCCAACAGGAACTCGAACAAATAGAGCAACCACAGCTGGGTTTTGGAAAGCAACGGGGAGGGACAAGGCCATTCACATCACCATGGCCAACGTTAACTCATCTAGGAGGATTGGCATGAGGAAAACGCTTGTCTTTTACACAGGACGTGCGCCTCATGGCCAAAAGACTGATTGGATCATGCATGAGTACCGCTTGGACGATGATGAGtactcctcctcctcctctgAGGTAGTTCAG CAGGAGGATGGGTGGGTAGTCTGCAGGGTTTTCAAGAAGAAGAATCACATTAATAGATCATATTTCCAATCAGAGGTTGCTCACGAATACGATCAAGAAGAACACATCatatctaataataataataattacataatgAAGACTAGTGCTACTGCTTCCTCTGCAGCTCCAGAGCCAAAACAAAGTCGTCGTCGTCATCTGCAAGCACTGTATCATGAATGTAATAGTAGCTTTGATGGTTCCATGCATCTCCCACAGTTGTTCAGCTCAGAATCAGCTGTAATTACCCCCTCCTTTATTTCACCTATGATCTCTTTGAACAACATGGACATTGAGTGCTCCCAAAACTTGTTGAGGCTAACAACAAGCGCTTCTGGGTCTGGTTCTGGACTCATGCAACAAGCTGCACATGATCAGAGGTTCAACGGTGACTGGTCTTTTCTAGATAAGCTTCTTACATCGCATGTGCATCACAGCGCCCAGCAGCAGCCGGATCAAATTAACTCGCATAGCAAATGCAACCCTTCGTCTTCGTCTACAGTTGTTGATCATGTACAAGTGGCTTCGTCATCAACTCATTATCAGAAATTCCCATTATATTACCTTGGCTGCGACGCCGAAGACATTATGAAATTTTCCAAGTAG